A stretch of Geomonas oryzisoli DNA encodes these proteins:
- the glyS gene encoding glycine--tRNA ligase subunit beta — MAKDLFLEIGCEEIPAGFVPKAMADMEALMKRELETARIEFGEIVTLGTPRRLVLAVKGMAERQPDAELTAMGPAKSAAYDADGNPTKAAQGFARGQGVDVADLKVVMTPKGEYLAAVKSEIGRDTAELLPEMLPRLIGNIPFKKSMRWADFDVRFARPIHWIVALYGGTVVPFAFGNIESGSASRGHRFMANTTFPVRDLSHYLEECERHFVIPDPEKRKAIIRQEIDRVARQAKGNVLPDEALLEQVSFLVEYPSAVHGTFSPDFLVVPREVLITSMREHQRYFSLVDDQGKLLPGFITINNTLTEDPQVVVKGNERVLRARLSDARFFFDEDHKVKLESRVESLKSVVYQAKLGTSYEKMERFRELAKGLAQRHNPAVVDKAARAATLCKADLVSGMVGEFPEVQGIMGREYALHDGEDAAVANAIAEHYLPTQAGGELPASDIGAFVSLADKTDTICGCFSVGLIPTGSADPYALRRSALGIINIILDKGYREPISGLVKASLQLLAAKATRPVDDVYKDVIEFFRGRFVNLMADRYPSDVVDAVVSVSFDDLVEAAAKIQALAEFRKRDDFAALAGAFKRVGNIVKEGVDTPVATALFQEPAEGALYEAQQQVKKKVDAALSGADYLAALTEIATLKTTVDAFFDKVMVMAEDEKVRQNRLALLTSIARLFGSLADFARLSA; from the coding sequence ATGGCTAAGGATCTTTTCCTTGAGATAGGTTGCGAGGAGATTCCGGCCGGCTTCGTCCCCAAGGCGATGGCCGACATGGAAGCCCTCATGAAGCGCGAGCTGGAGACGGCCCGCATCGAATTCGGCGAGATCGTGACCCTGGGCACACCGCGCCGCCTGGTGCTGGCGGTGAAAGGGATGGCGGAGCGCCAGCCCGACGCGGAACTGACCGCGATGGGGCCGGCCAAAAGCGCCGCCTACGACGCCGACGGCAACCCGACCAAGGCCGCCCAGGGCTTCGCCCGCGGCCAGGGCGTGGACGTGGCCGACCTGAAGGTGGTCATGACCCCCAAGGGTGAGTACCTGGCCGCCGTGAAGAGCGAGATCGGGCGCGACACCGCCGAACTCCTCCCCGAGATGCTGCCGCGCCTGATCGGCAACATCCCCTTCAAGAAGTCCATGCGCTGGGCCGACTTCGATGTCCGCTTCGCCCGCCCGATCCACTGGATCGTGGCGCTCTACGGCGGCACCGTGGTTCCCTTCGCCTTCGGCAACATCGAAAGCGGTTCCGCCTCGCGCGGCCACCGCTTCATGGCCAACACCACCTTCCCGGTGCGGGATCTCTCCCACTACCTGGAGGAGTGCGAGCGCCACTTCGTGATCCCGGATCCGGAAAAGAGAAAGGCCATCATCCGCCAGGAGATCGACCGGGTTGCGCGCCAGGCCAAGGGTAACGTGCTCCCCGACGAGGCGCTCCTCGAGCAGGTTTCCTTCCTGGTCGAGTACCCCTCCGCGGTGCACGGCACCTTCTCGCCGGACTTCCTGGTGGTGCCGCGCGAGGTCCTGATCACCTCGATGCGCGAGCACCAGCGCTATTTCTCCCTGGTGGACGACCAGGGGAAACTGCTGCCGGGCTTCATCACCATCAACAACACCCTGACCGAGGACCCGCAGGTGGTGGTCAAAGGAAACGAGCGCGTGCTCCGCGCCCGCCTCTCCGACGCCCGCTTCTTCTTCGACGAGGACCACAAGGTGAAGCTCGAGTCCCGCGTGGAGAGCCTCAAAAGCGTGGTCTACCAGGCGAAGCTCGGCACCTCCTACGAGAAGATGGAGCGCTTCCGCGAGCTCGCCAAGGGGCTCGCGCAGCGCCACAACCCGGCGGTGGTCGACAAGGCCGCCCGCGCCGCCACACTGTGCAAGGCGGACCTCGTCTCCGGCATGGTAGGCGAATTCCCCGAGGTACAGGGGATCATGGGGCGCGAGTACGCCCTGCATGACGGCGAGGATGCCGCGGTCGCCAACGCCATCGCCGAGCACTACCTGCCGACCCAGGCCGGCGGCGAGCTCCCGGCTTCCGACATCGGCGCGTTCGTCTCGCTGGCGGACAAGACCGACACCATCTGCGGCTGCTTCAGCGTGGGGCTCATCCCCACCGGCTCCGCCGACCCCTACGCCCTGCGCCGCTCGGCTCTGGGGATCATCAACATCATCCTCGACAAAGGGTACCGCGAGCCGATCTCCGGCTTGGTCAAGGCTTCCCTGCAGCTTTTGGCCGCCAAGGCGACCCGCCCCGTCGACGACGTCTACAAGGACGTCATCGAGTTCTTCCGCGGCCGTTTCGTGAACCTGATGGCGGATCGCTACCCCTCCGACGTGGTGGACGCCGTGGTCTCGGTCTCCTTCGACGACCTGGTCGAGGCTGCCGCCAAGATCCAGGCGCTCGCCGAGTTCAGAAAGCGTGACGACTTCGCTGCCCTGGCAGGCGCCTTCAAGCGCGTGGGGAACATCGTCAAGGAAGGGGTGGACACCCCGGTTGCCACCGCACTCTTCCAGGAGCCGGCAGAAGGGGCACTCTACGAGGCGCAGCAGCAGGTGAAAAAGAAGGTGGACGCGGCTCTCTCCGGCGCCGACTACCTGGCCGCCCTCACCGAGATCGCCACCCTGAAGACCACCGTCGACGCCTTCTTCGACAAGGTCATGGTCATGGCGGAGGACGAGAAGGTGCGTCAGAACCGCCTGGCGCTTTTGACCTCCATCGCAAGGCTCTTCGGGAGCCTCGCTGATTTCGCGAGGTTGTCGGCATGA
- the ppdK gene encoding pyruvate, phosphate dikinase, translating to MGTQYVYFFGAGKADGNAKMKELLGGKGANLAEMTAIGLPVPAGFTITTEVCTEYYKNNQQYPAALAAEVEANLARVEGLMGKKFGDAQNPLLVSVRSGARASMPGMMDTILNLGLNDTTVQGIIAQSGDERFAYDAYRRFVQMYSDVVMGMHKDELEHLLERKKEARGVHLDTDLKASDWKELVGEFKAKIKATLGVDFPEDPKEQLWGAIGAVFGSWMNQRAITYRKLNNIPAEWGTAVNVQSMVFGNMGDDCATGVAFTRDPSTGENYFYGEYLVNAQGEDVVAGIRTPQPINRAKYKPGDLPSMEEVLPECYQQLVGIRDILERHYKDMQDIEFTIEKGILYMLQCRSGKRTAKAALKIAVDMVAEKLIDEKTAVLRVAPSQLDQLLHPSLDPKAPRTVIAKGLPASPGAASGEVVFTADEAESAAKLGHKVILVRVETSPEDIHGMHAAQGILTARGGMTSHAAVVARGMGKCCVAGCGDIKVDYHGGQFVAKDGTVIKKGDVITLDGSTGEVMKGAVPMVAAGVGGDFATVMAWVDKFRRMKVRANADTPHDAKTAREFGAEGIGLCRTEHMFFEADRIAAVREMILSADLEGRKKALAKILPMQKGDFKGLFREMKGLPVTIRLLDPPLHEFLPQEDKDIEALSATMGVSVQTLKHKVEFLHEFNPMLGHRGCRLGVTFPEIYDMQVQAIMEAACELVKDEGFQIVPEIMIPLVAVTKELAIMRANAVAVCEETQQRYGVKVDYLIGTMIELPRAAITADSIATEADFFSFGTNDLTQTTFGLSRDDAGKFLPFYVENGILEDDPFVTLDQNGVGALVRMGCEKGRATRPGIKLGICGEHGGDPASVIFCDSVGLDYVSCSPFRVPIARLAAAHATLNAQAAAPAKTAAAGKDSDALQQPVASA from the coding sequence ATGGGAACGCAGTACGTCTACTTTTTTGGCGCAGGCAAGGCTGACGGCAACGCCAAAATGAAGGAACTTCTGGGTGGCAAAGGGGCCAACCTGGCCGAGATGACCGCCATCGGTCTCCCGGTTCCGGCAGGTTTCACCATCACCACGGAGGTCTGCACCGAGTACTACAAGAACAACCAGCAGTACCCGGCCGCACTCGCCGCCGAGGTCGAGGCGAACCTCGCCCGCGTCGAGGGGCTCATGGGCAAGAAGTTCGGCGACGCCCAGAACCCCCTCCTGGTTTCGGTCCGCTCCGGCGCCCGCGCCTCCATGCCGGGCATGATGGACACCATCCTGAACCTGGGCCTTAACGACACCACGGTGCAGGGAATCATCGCCCAGTCCGGTGACGAGCGCTTCGCTTACGACGCCTACCGCCGTTTCGTGCAGATGTACTCCGACGTCGTCATGGGGATGCACAAGGACGAGCTGGAGCACCTTTTGGAGCGCAAGAAAGAGGCGCGCGGCGTGCACCTCGACACCGACCTGAAGGCGTCCGACTGGAAGGAACTGGTCGGCGAGTTCAAGGCGAAGATCAAGGCCACCTTGGGCGTCGACTTCCCGGAAGATCCCAAAGAACAGCTCTGGGGCGCCATCGGCGCCGTGTTCGGCTCCTGGATGAACCAGCGCGCCATCACCTACAGAAAACTCAACAACATCCCGGCCGAGTGGGGCACCGCCGTCAACGTGCAGTCCATGGTGTTCGGCAACATGGGGGATGACTGCGCCACCGGCGTCGCCTTCACCCGCGACCCCTCCACCGGCGAGAACTACTTCTACGGCGAGTACCTGGTCAACGCCCAGGGAGAGGACGTGGTGGCCGGCATCCGCACCCCGCAGCCGATCAACCGCGCGAAATACAAGCCGGGCGACCTCCCCTCCATGGAGGAGGTGCTCCCCGAGTGCTACCAGCAGCTGGTCGGTATCCGCGACATCCTGGAGCGCCACTACAAGGACATGCAGGACATCGAGTTCACCATCGAGAAGGGGATCCTCTACATGCTGCAGTGCAGAAGCGGCAAGAGGACCGCGAAGGCGGCCCTGAAGATCGCCGTGGACATGGTGGCCGAGAAGTTGATCGACGAGAAGACCGCCGTGCTGCGCGTGGCCCCCTCCCAGCTCGACCAGCTGCTGCACCCCTCCCTCGATCCCAAGGCACCCCGTACCGTGATCGCCAAGGGGCTCCCGGCCTCCCCGGGCGCCGCTTCCGGCGAGGTGGTGTTCACCGCCGACGAGGCGGAGAGCGCCGCGAAACTGGGCCACAAGGTGATCCTGGTGCGCGTCGAGACCTCCCCTGAGGACATCCACGGTATGCACGCCGCCCAGGGCATCCTCACCGCCCGCGGCGGCATGACCTCGCACGCGGCGGTGGTCGCCCGCGGCATGGGCAAGTGCTGCGTGGCCGGCTGCGGCGACATCAAGGTCGACTACCACGGCGGCCAGTTCGTCGCCAAGGACGGCACCGTGATCAAGAAGGGTGACGTGATCACCCTGGACGGCTCCACCGGCGAGGTGATGAAAGGGGCGGTGCCCATGGTCGCGGCCGGTGTCGGGGGCGACTTCGCCACCGTCATGGCCTGGGTGGACAAGTTCCGCCGCATGAAGGTCCGCGCCAACGCGGATACCCCGCACGACGCGAAGACCGCGCGCGAGTTCGGCGCCGAGGGTATCGGCCTGTGCCGCACCGAGCACATGTTCTTCGAGGCGGACCGCATCGCCGCGGTGCGCGAGATGATCCTCTCCGCGGACCTCGAAGGCAGGAAGAAGGCGCTCGCCAAGATCCTCCCCATGCAGAAGGGGGACTTCAAGGGGCTCTTCCGCGAGATGAAGGGGCTGCCGGTCACCATTCGCCTGCTCGACCCGCCGCTGCACGAGTTCCTCCCCCAGGAGGACAAGGACATCGAGGCGCTCTCCGCAACCATGGGTGTCTCGGTGCAGACTTTAAAGCACAAGGTCGAGTTCCTGCACGAGTTCAACCCGATGCTCGGCCACCGCGGCTGCCGCCTCGGCGTCACCTTCCCGGAAATCTACGACATGCAGGTCCAGGCCATCATGGAGGCCGCCTGCGAGCTGGTTAAGGACGAAGGCTTCCAGATCGTCCCCGAGATCATGATCCCGCTGGTCGCGGTAACCAAGGAGCTCGCCATCATGCGCGCCAACGCGGTAGCGGTCTGCGAGGAGACCCAGCAGCGCTACGGCGTCAAGGTCGACTACCTGATCGGCACCATGATCGAGCTGCCGCGCGCGGCCATCACCGCCGACAGCATCGCCACCGAGGCCGACTTCTTCTCCTTCGGCACCAACGACCTGACCCAGACCACCTTCGGCCTGTCCCGCGACGACGCCGGCAAGTTCCTCCCCTTCTACGTGGAGAACGGCATCCTTGAGGACGACCCGTTCGTCACCCTGGACCAAAACGGCGTGGGCGCCCTGGTCAGGATGGGATGCGAGAAGGGGCGCGCAACCCGCCCCGGCATCAAGCTCGGCATCTGCGGCGAGCACGGCGGCGACCCGGCTTCCGTCATCTTCTGCGACTCGGTCGGGCTCGACTACGTCTCCTGCTCCCCGTTCCGGGTGCCCATCGCGCGCCTGGCCGCAGCCCACGCGACCCTGAATGCGCAGGCCGCTGCTCCGGCAAAAACTGCCGCAGCGGGAAAGGACAGTGACGCCTTGCAGCAGCCCGTAGCCAGCGCCTGA
- a CDS encoding cold-shock protein — MANGVVKWFNDAKGFGFIEQENGADVFVHFSAIQGDGFKSLVEGDSVSFDVVQGAKGPQAANVVKN, encoded by the coding sequence ATGGCAAACGGTGTAGTGAAATGGTTCAACGACGCGAAGGGGTTTGGCTTCATCGAGCAGGAAAACGGCGCGGATGTTTTCGTGCACTTCTCGGCCATCCAGGGGGACGGCTTCAAATCGTTGGTCGAGGGTGACTCGGTCAGCTTTGACGTGGTCCAGGGCGCCAAGGGCCCGCAGGCCGCCAACGTGGTCAAGAACTAG
- a CDS encoding YaaR family protein — protein MRINEKSDSRSIAKKEKGTAPKSVAGTSAPLFAGRLAAVAKSSTEYEGELQRLKEEIDKAGDVLEQEPTIANFKVFRELIGTMARKVSAEAYRIEMLSGGVTGRSHEVIAVIDKEADLLYHLVMREQKDHIRIVAQIIKIKGLVVDFLL, from the coding sequence ATGCGTATCAACGAAAAGTCGGATTCCCGCAGCATAGCCAAGAAGGAGAAGGGGACTGCTCCCAAGAGCGTCGCCGGAACCAGCGCGCCCCTCTTTGCCGGCCGGCTCGCCGCCGTCGCCAAGTCGAGCACCGAGTATGAAGGCGAGCTGCAGCGCTTAAAGGAAGAGATCGACAAGGCGGGGGACGTCCTGGAGCAGGAGCCGACCATCGCCAACTTCAAGGTCTTCCGCGAGTTGATCGGAACCATGGCGCGCAAGGTCTCCGCCGAGGCCTACCGCATCGAGATGCTGAGCGGCGGGGTCACCGGGCGCAGTCACGAGGTCATCGCCGTGATCGACAAGGAAGCCGATCTCCTCTATCACCTGGTGATGCGGGAGCAGAAGGACCACATCAGGATCGTGGCCCAGATCATCAAGATCAAGGGGCTGGTGGTCGACTTCCTGCTTTAG
- a CDS encoding substrate-binding domain-containing protein: MPSFVKSALAVLAVVSTLVSPPTPSAAETLRINGTGAGLVALRPLVAAFEKENRGVVVDMEKSLGSSAAIKALSRNALDLAVSGRPLKPAESAEGLVQQQWGRAPFAVLANRQVRVTGVSLNELAGMYGTSSARWPGGELVRVVLRPNEDVDTKLTRSMSPEMDRGMSAAQTRKDMLLGITDDEAFELVKKTEGAVAVMALSLPLSQPNAVAVLKLGGVQPSVANVASGKYRFVKEMHLVTRKDASSTVARFIKFLDSKKGRAIAAKHGVLVTGVK; encoded by the coding sequence ATGCCATCTTTCGTCAAGTCAGCATTGGCCGTCCTGGCCGTCGTTTCCACCCTTGTGTCCCCCCCGACACCCTCAGCTGCGGAAACCCTCAGGATCAACGGCACCGGTGCAGGCCTGGTGGCCCTGAGGCCGCTGGTGGCAGCGTTCGAAAAGGAAAACCGCGGCGTCGTGGTCGATATGGAGAAAAGCCTCGGGAGTTCGGCCGCCATCAAGGCGTTATCGCGCAACGCGCTGGACCTCGCCGTTTCGGGGCGTCCCCTCAAACCGGCCGAAAGCGCCGAAGGACTGGTCCAGCAGCAGTGGGGGCGTGCTCCCTTTGCCGTGCTGGCCAATCGCCAGGTGCGGGTAACCGGGGTGAGCTTGAACGAGCTGGCGGGAATGTACGGCACGAGCAGCGCCAGGTGGCCCGGCGGCGAGCTGGTCCGGGTGGTGCTGCGCCCCAACGAAGACGTGGACACCAAGCTCACCCGCTCCATGTCGCCGGAGATGGACCGCGGGATGAGTGCCGCCCAGACGCGCAAGGACATGCTGCTGGGGATCACCGACGACGAAGCCTTCGAACTCGTCAAGAAGACGGAAGGGGCAGTGGCGGTGATGGCGCTGTCGCTGCCGCTTTCCCAGCCCAACGCGGTCGCGGTCCTGAAGCTCGGCGGGGTTCAGCCGAGTGTGGCCAACGTCGCTTCGGGCAAGTACCGCTTTGTGAAGGAGATGCACCTGGTGACCAGGAAGGACGCTTCCTCCACGGTTGCCAGATTCATCAAGTTCCTGGACTCCAAAAAGGGCCGTGCCATCGCGGCGAAGCACGGCGTGCTCGTCACCGGGGTTAAATGA
- a CDS encoding putative bifunctional diguanylate cyclase/phosphodiesterase: protein MIRYSQSIRRSTTLTAGILSAVLTLMPPAIYFVMAFSHMTGVIETEGEINARVVGTLIVANPKMWEFEELRLRELLARRSTETAEKRVLYNLKGVVIAESSDKLLSPLLSQSFPVYDAGHQVARLEVSRSLAPTLMVTALLFCLGALTAGFTFFRLRTVPLRAIEEAYRTLKQSEEKYRSVYESLNEGLALYRTVPGSGGETDLVLADINPVAVSVFGFGRDDIGKSILQVQGGLFAPVREALRRESGEVSLELEQEGAGRVFTVNAFPMGDGMVATLFEDVTEKKRSAEQLENLAYYDSLTGLLNRRMLLDRMEHTIGMAQREGIKMATLFFDLNGFKPINDTLGHEAGDQILIEVARRLKNGVRKKDTLARLGGDEFVVVATLDTEENASCIAQNLLRKLTPVYEVGGREVYVGASIGISIYPDDGISPETLLKNADIAMYNAKKPGVDFCFYSAQMNQKLLERTRLEFELWMALEREEFFLEYQPIVDARTGRIAAVEALVRWMSPEKGRVMPDSFIPLAEATGIIVPLGEWVLKTACTKLQQWLDAGCLPLRMSVNISGCQFMRSELCRLVEEAADQSGVDLALLELELTETCLIKDVEETATKLWHLKGLNVSIGIDDFGTGYSSLQYLKNFPIDHLKIDRAFIKNVCELPDERAIVDAIIGIAKAMELHVIAEGVETLEQAEYLGHRGCDELQGYYYHRPLSEERLLEVLREERERLAPPAGGAGTGGEGDSKAGDAGGAGAPVTAQPV from the coding sequence ATGATCAGGTACAGCCAGTCCATACGGCGCAGCACCACCCTGACCGCGGGGATACTCTCCGCGGTGCTGACCCTGATGCCGCCCGCGATCTACTTCGTGATGGCCTTCTCGCACATGACCGGGGTCATCGAGACGGAGGGGGAGATCAACGCCCGCGTGGTGGGGACGCTGATAGTCGCGAACCCGAAGATGTGGGAGTTCGAGGAGTTGCGCCTGAGGGAGCTACTGGCGCGCCGTTCCACGGAAACCGCTGAAAAGCGGGTGCTTTACAACCTCAAGGGGGTGGTGATCGCCGAGAGCTCGGACAAGTTGCTTTCGCCGCTTTTATCCCAGTCATTTCCGGTGTACGATGCCGGGCACCAGGTTGCCAGACTGGAGGTGTCGCGGTCCCTGGCACCGACCCTCATGGTGACTGCGCTGCTCTTCTGTCTGGGGGCTCTCACCGCCGGCTTCACCTTCTTCCGGCTGCGCACCGTGCCCCTCAGAGCCATAGAGGAAGCCTATCGCACCCTCAAACAGAGCGAGGAGAAGTACCGCTCGGTCTACGAGTCGCTCAACGAGGGGCTGGCCCTGTACCGCACCGTGCCCGGGAGCGGGGGGGAGACCGACCTCGTGCTCGCCGACATCAACCCCGTCGCCGTATCGGTCTTCGGCTTCGGACGCGACGACATCGGCAAGAGCATCCTGCAGGTGCAGGGGGGGCTGTTCGCGCCGGTCCGGGAGGCGCTCCGGCGGGAGTCGGGCGAGGTGAGCCTGGAACTGGAGCAGGAAGGGGCGGGGCGGGTCTTCACGGTGAACGCGTTTCCCATGGGGGACGGGATGGTGGCGACCCTGTTTGAGGACGTCACCGAGAAGAAGCGCAGCGCCGAACAGCTGGAGAATCTCGCCTACTACGACAGCCTCACCGGCCTTTTGAACCGGCGCATGCTGCTGGACCGGATGGAGCACACCATCGGCATGGCCCAGCGCGAAGGGATCAAGATGGCCACCCTCTTCTTCGACCTGAACGGGTTCAAGCCGATCAACGACACGCTGGGGCATGAGGCGGGGGACCAGATCCTGATCGAGGTGGCCCGGCGCTTGAAAAACGGGGTGCGCAAGAAGGACACCCTGGCGCGGCTGGGGGGGGACGAGTTCGTGGTGGTGGCGACCCTGGATACGGAGGAAAACGCTAGTTGCATCGCGCAGAACCTGCTCAGGAAGCTCACTCCGGTGTACGAGGTGGGCGGCAGGGAGGTCTACGTGGGAGCGAGCATTGGCATCTCGATCTATCCCGACGACGGCATCTCCCCCGAGACGCTGCTCAAGAACGCGGACATTGCCATGTACAACGCCAAGAAACCGGGCGTGGACTTCTGTTTCTACAGCGCGCAGATGAACCAGAAGCTCCTCGAGCGGACACGGCTCGAGTTCGAGCTCTGGATGGCGCTGGAGCGGGAGGAGTTCTTCCTTGAGTACCAGCCCATCGTGGACGCCCGCACCGGCAGGATCGCCGCGGTGGAGGCGCTGGTACGCTGGATGAGTCCGGAAAAGGGGCGGGTGATGCCGGACTCCTTCATCCCGCTCGCCGAGGCTACCGGCATCATCGTGCCGCTGGGAGAATGGGTGCTGAAGACGGCCTGCACGAAGCTGCAGCAGTGGCTCGACGCGGGGTGTCTGCCGCTCAGGATGTCCGTCAACATCTCGGGGTGTCAGTTCATGCGCAGTGAACTGTGCCGTCTCGTCGAGGAGGCGGCGGACCAAAGCGGCGTGGATCTCGCCCTCCTCGAACTGGAACTCACCGAGACCTGCCTCATCAAGGACGTGGAGGAGACTGCCACCAAACTGTGGCACCTGAAGGGGCTCAACGTCTCCATCGGCATCGACGATTTCGGCACGGGCTATTCGTCGCTGCAGTATCTGAAGAACTTCCCCATCGACCACCTGAAGATCGACCGCGCCTTCATCAAGAACGTCTGTGAGCTTCCCGACGAACGCGCCATCGTGGATGCCATCATCGGCATCGCCAAGGCGATGGAGCTGCACGTGATCGCCGAGGGGGTGGAAACCCTGGAACAGGCGGAATACCTGGGACATCGTGGCTGCGACGAACTGCAGGGGTACTACTACCACCGCCCGCTCTCAGAGGAGCGCCTGCTCGAGGTGCTTCGGGAGGAGCGGGAGCGGCTGGCGCCGCCGGCAGGGGGCGCGGGAACAGGCGGGGAAGGAGATTCAAAAGCGGGCGATGCGGGGGGCGCAGGGGCGCCCGTGACGGCACAGCCGGTCTGA
- a CDS encoding fumarylacetoacetate hydrolase family protein, whose product MKTAQLIGSAEPVRIGKILCIGRNYADHIKELGNETPERPVIFTKPASSVIGAGEEIVIPSYSSDCHHEAELALMIGSTGSNIPPERALSHVAGYAVAIDLTLRDVQAELKKKGLPWDIAKGFDTACPLSPFVPAAQVADPHQLRITLAVNGEKRQDGGTDLMIHRIPELLSYLSSIFTLEPGDLVLTGTPAGVGPIKSGDRVVAEIAGVGSIAVSVR is encoded by the coding sequence ATGAAGACGGCACAACTGATCGGCTCCGCGGAGCCGGTACGGATCGGCAAGATCCTCTGCATCGGGCGCAACTACGCGGACCACATCAAGGAGCTGGGCAACGAGACCCCGGAGCGTCCGGTGATCTTCACCAAGCCCGCCTCCAGCGTGATCGGCGCGGGGGAGGAGATCGTGATCCCCTCCTATTCCAGCGACTGCCACCACGAGGCGGAACTGGCGCTTATGATCGGCAGCACGGGGAGCAACATCCCCCCCGAGCGGGCGCTCTCCCACGTGGCGGGGTACGCCGTCGCCATCGACCTGACCCTGCGTGACGTGCAGGCGGAACTGAAAAAGAAGGGGCTCCCCTGGGACATCGCCAAGGGGTTCGACACCGCCTGCCCGCTGTCCCCGTTCGTTCCCGCCGCGCAGGTGGCCGACCCGCACCAGTTGCGCATCACCCTCGCCGTGAACGGCGAGAAGCGCCAGGACGGCGGCACCGATCTCATGATCCACCGCATCCCCGAGCTGTTGAGCTACCTCTCCTCCATCTTCACGCTGGAGCCGGGGGACCTGGTACTGACCGGCACGCCCGCGGGCGTCGGCCCGATCAAGAGCGGCGACCGGGTGGTCGCCGAGATCGCCGGGGTGGGGAGCATCGCCGTTTCGGTAAGGTAA
- a CDS encoding TIGR01212 family radical SAM protein (This family includes YhcC from E. coli K-12, an uncharacterized radical SAM protein.), translated as MTLGEPIHSELRINSYGSYVRRRFGCRVSKVNVDGGFTCPNRDGSRGTGGCIYCDNSSFSPKETQALIPVEEQMAAGMAYHRERLGSEKFIVYFQKYTNTYGPADKLADLYRRALAHPDVLGISVGTRPDSLSPAAVELLTDLAREHYVCVELGLQSMDDAILSRINRGHTLAEYLDAVERLSGRGLEICTHLIYGFPGETRSGFLKTARLIAGLPVNSVKLHQLHAVENTRLAEMYRDGSWQPIGIDEYVATVCDFLEELPARVTVQRLYGSAPLAIRVAPNWNLKNNQMWYAVINELRRRGSWQGCRLNSEVRAA; from the coding sequence ATGACACTCGGCGAACCGATCCATAGCGAACTCCGCATCAATTCCTACGGCTCGTACGTAAGGCGCCGCTTCGGCTGCCGCGTCAGCAAGGTGAACGTGGACGGCGGCTTCACCTGCCCCAACCGCGACGGCAGCCGCGGCACCGGCGGATGCATCTACTGCGACAACAGTTCCTTCTCTCCCAAGGAGACCCAGGCCCTGATCCCGGTCGAGGAGCAGATGGCGGCGGGGATGGCCTACCACCGCGAGCGGCTGGGGAGCGAGAAGTTCATCGTCTACTTCCAGAAGTACACCAACACCTACGGCCCGGCGGACAAGCTGGCGGACCTGTACCGGCGCGCCCTGGCCCACCCGGACGTCCTGGGCATCTCGGTGGGGACCCGCCCCGATTCGCTGAGCCCGGCCGCAGTCGAACTGCTGACCGACCTGGCCCGCGAGCACTACGTCTGCGTGGAGCTCGGCCTGCAGTCCATGGACGACGCCATCCTCTCCCGGATCAACCGCGGCCACACCCTGGCCGAGTACCTCGACGCGGTCGAGCGGCTCTCCGGACGCGGCCTCGAGATCTGCACCCATCTGATCTACGGCTTCCCCGGCGAAACCAGGAGCGGCTTCCTGAAGACCGCCCGCCTCATCGCCGGTCTCCCGGTCAACTCGGTGAAGCTGCACCAGCTGCACGCGGTCGAGAACACGAGGCTCGCCGAGATGTACCGGGACGGGAGCTGGCAGCCGATCGGCATCGACGAGTACGTGGCGACCGTCTGCGACTTCCTTGAGGAGCTCCCGGCGCGGGTCACCGTGCAGCGGCTGTACGGCTCGGCGCCCCTTGCCATCCGGGTCGCGCCGAACTGGAACCTGAAGAACAACCAGATGTGGTACGCCGTGATCAACGAGCTGAGAAGGCGCGGCAGCTGGCAGGGATGCCGGCTGAACAGCGAGGTCAGGGCGGCCTGA